The following proteins come from a genomic window of Paenibacillus spongiae:
- a CDS encoding Gfo/Idh/MocA family protein: MTIKAAVVGVGNIGSIHAEIYHNHPKAELVAVCDLVKEKADAAAQKYGCRAFYSVQEMLASGIELHTASVATKGEENGGEHYEPSMQLLEAGIPVLGEKPISNRIDEGERMVNLAEEKKIPYAVNLNHRFTPAALRAKTWMDEGRLGQVHMINMRMWINNPVETSPWFHLRALHPHSFDVIRYFCGDVKRVAAFMMKGEGRQIWSNTQVILYFENGAIGHLVGSYDAGASYGLEQCEVVGSKGRFVLEDACEHLTFYPRHSIETETYSYLGGMRSFGETFKSRISDWIEQLDAGVSHDQVNGSGVDALKSQRIIEAAIRSWETGTIVELD, translated from the coding sequence ATGACAATTAAAGCAGCCGTCGTAGGTGTCGGCAACATTGGGTCCATTCATGCGGAGATTTATCACAACCATCCGAAGGCAGAGCTCGTAGCGGTATGCGACCTCGTGAAGGAGAAAGCGGACGCAGCCGCTCAGAAGTACGGCTGCCGCGCCTTCTACAGCGTACAAGAGATGCTGGCCAGCGGCATTGAATTGCATACAGCCAGCGTTGCAACCAAAGGGGAAGAGAACGGCGGCGAGCATTACGAGCCGTCCATGCAGCTTCTTGAAGCCGGTATTCCCGTACTCGGCGAGAAGCCGATCTCCAACCGGATCGACGAAGGCGAGAGAATGGTTAATCTCGCAGAAGAGAAGAAAATTCCATATGCCGTTAACTTGAATCACCGTTTCACGCCGGCTGCACTCCGTGCAAAGACTTGGATGGATGAGGGCCGCCTTGGCCAAGTGCACATGATTAACATGCGCATGTGGATCAACAATCCGGTTGAGACATCGCCATGGTTCCATCTTCGCGCGCTTCACCCGCATTCCTTCGACGTTATCCGTTACTTCTGCGGCGATGTGAAGCGTGTCGCTGCATTCATGATGAAAGGCGAAGGCCGTCAAATCTGGTCGAATACGCAGGTTATTCTATACTTCGAGAATGGCGCAATCGGCCATTTGGTCGGCAGCTACGACGCCGGTGCCAGCTACGGTCTTGAGCAGTGCGAGGTTGTCGGCTCCAAAGGGCGTTTCGTCCTGGAAGACGCTTGCGAGCACTTGACCTTCTATCCGCGCCACAGCATCGAAACCGAAACCTACAGCTACTTGGGCGGTATGCGTTCATTCGGCGAAACGTTCAAGAGCCGTATCAGCGATTGGATCGAACAGCTGGATGCGGGCGTAAGCCACGATCAAGTCAACGGCTCCGGCGTTGATGCATTGAAATCACAGCGTATTATCGAAGCAGCCATCCGTTCGTGGGAAACCGGAACGATCGTTGAACTGGACTAG
- a CDS encoding GNAT family N-acetyltransferase, whose product MTSYRFYPMTLEAASRISRWTYPEPYAIYGMGGDEESLSELMNGDYEFVTDRQGELVGFICTDHSARVPGGYDAGIYEDEHGVDLGLGLDPDLTGRGLGSDFVIASVRHVAQRFAVRHVRLAVMTFNERAKKVYEKAGFEEGVRFHSPVYGVESEFVAMACSVPSKES is encoded by the coding sequence GTGACATCCTACAGGTTTTATCCTATGACGCTTGAAGCGGCATCCCGGATTTCCCGCTGGACCTACCCGGAGCCATACGCCATATACGGGATGGGCGGAGATGAAGAAAGCTTATCGGAATTGATGAATGGGGATTATGAGTTTGTAACCGATCGGCAGGGTGAACTGGTCGGCTTCATCTGCACAGACCATTCGGCCCGCGTGCCGGGCGGCTATGATGCGGGGATATACGAGGATGAGCATGGTGTGGATCTGGGGCTCGGATTAGATCCTGACCTGACAGGCAGAGGGTTGGGCTCGGACTTTGTCATCGCGAGCGTGAGGCATGTTGCTCAGCGGTTTGCCGTCCGGCATGTGCGGCTCGCCGTGATGACCTTCAATGAGAGGGCGAAGAAGGTATATGAAAAGGCCGGATTTGAAGAGGGGGTCCGTTTTCACAGTCCGGTGTACGGCGTGGAGAGCGAATTTGTAGCGATGGCCTGTTCGGTTCCTTCGAAGGAAAGCTGA
- a CDS encoding helix-turn-helix transcriptional regulator — protein sequence MDKKQPERLASESYMSYDSHFGIFRHRIAETIAVHWHEFFEMAFVTSGEGTHVLNGTAYPLQRGALFLLSPADFHEIIPSPGSTIELYNFVFSERILREDLYYDSFQSASDLQYTFVDERLPVIESEFTLIWQESSNRQFGTPIVIQGALERIVIELARALRANPITDMNMTGSGMNESIAQTAVRKTLTYLQHHFRESITLDDAAKQARLSPNYYSECFHKQLGISFQTYLQELRLQFAGSLLKVSDLPVTEICFAAGFNTLPHFERMFKRKFGVSPRQFRKLAE from the coding sequence ATGGACAAGAAGCAGCCAGAGCGTTTAGCCAGCGAGAGCTATATGAGCTATGATTCTCACTTCGGTATTTTTCGGCATCGGATTGCGGAGACGATCGCGGTGCATTGGCATGAATTTTTTGAGATGGCATTCGTTACCTCGGGAGAGGGCACCCATGTCCTGAACGGTACCGCCTATCCTCTGCAGCGGGGGGCGCTTTTCCTGCTGTCGCCGGCTGATTTTCACGAAATCATCCCATCGCCCGGTTCCACGATCGAGCTGTATAATTTTGTTTTTTCTGAACGAATTCTCCGGGAAGATCTTTATTACGATTCGTTCCAGAGCGCATCGGATTTGCAGTATACGTTTGTCGATGAACGTCTGCCCGTTATTGAATCTGAATTTACGCTTATCTGGCAGGAATCGTCGAACCGGCAGTTCGGAACGCCAATCGTCATTCAGGGCGCTCTGGAACGGATCGTTATCGAGCTGGCCAGAGCTTTGCGGGCCAATCCGATAACGGATATGAACATGACGGGCAGCGGAATGAACGAATCGATTGCCCAGACGGCGGTACGCAAGACGCTCACGTATCTTCAGCATCATTTTCGCGAGTCGATTACGCTGGACGATGCCGCCAAGCAGGCCCGGCTATCGCCCAATTACTACAGCGAATGCTTCCATAAACAGTTAGGCATCTCGTTCCAGACCTATCTGCAGGAGCTGCGGTTGCAGTTCGCGGGCTCGCTATTGAAAGTATCCGACCTGCCCGTTACGGAGATTTGCTTTGCCGCAGGGTTTAATACGCTGCCGCATTTCGAGCGGATGTTCAAGCGCAAATTCGGAGTTTCCCCGCGACAATTCAGGAAGCTGGCGGAATGA
- a CDS encoding phytanoyl-CoA dioxygenase family protein, translated as MKKAESGSLTKEQVDFYNEEGYLVLPRLLTDEDMAPAKDAMNQKVSMIADELYRAGLIADRLADRPFPLRLAELFRHLTAEDFLKHGRSWRDRLPGYFDLMCNPKILDAVESLIGGELFANPVYNTRPKIPKVAAGAVPWHQDKSYWPDANSNPVITVWIPLVDATEVNGCLHIKPRTHKKRLLKWHQEQMTGTGYTALKDRQLGKTATVSLPVPAGSAILFNDRCLHMSTPNNSNEVRWSVDLRYQPTDQDPMIAHGVGFLARSCRYPDKVAKLADWLEGRAEHVEQPRRDN; from the coding sequence ATGAAGAAAGCTGAAAGCGGAAGTTTAACTAAAGAGCAAGTCGATTTCTACAATGAAGAGGGGTATCTCGTGCTGCCCCGGCTGCTGACAGACGAGGATATGGCCCCTGCCAAGGATGCGATGAATCAGAAAGTATCGATGATTGCCGATGAGCTGTACCGGGCCGGTCTCATTGCTGACCGTTTGGCGGATCGTCCGTTCCCGCTCCGGCTGGCGGAGCTGTTCCGGCATTTGACGGCGGAGGACTTCTTGAAGCACGGCAGAAGCTGGCGCGACCGGCTGCCCGGATACTTTGATTTGATGTGTAATCCCAAAATACTGGATGCCGTGGAGTCGCTTATTGGCGGAGAGCTGTTCGCCAATCCGGTCTACAATACGAGGCCGAAGATTCCGAAGGTAGCGGCTGGTGCAGTTCCTTGGCATCAAGACAAGTCGTATTGGCCGGATGCCAACTCGAATCCGGTCATCACGGTGTGGATTCCGCTTGTGGATGCCACTGAGGTGAACGGCTGCCTGCATATCAAACCAAGAACGCACAAGAAGCGCTTGCTCAAGTGGCATCAAGAACAGATGACGGGTACAGGCTATACCGCATTGAAGGATCGTCAGCTGGGCAAGACGGCTACCGTTTCATTGCCGGTTCCGGCAGGAAGCGCGATTCTGTTCAATGACCGTTGTCTGCACATGTCCACGCCGAACAATTCCAACGAAGTCCGCTGGAGCGTCGATCTAAGATATCAGCCAACCGATCAGGATCCGATGATCGCGCATGGAGTCGGGTTCTTGGCGCGAAGCTGCCGCTATCCGGATAAGGTGGCGAAGCTTGCGGATTGGCTGGAAGGCCGGGCAGAACACGTCGAGCAGCCGAGGCGGGATAATTGA
- a CDS encoding phytanoyl-CoA dioxygenase family protein yields the protein MNQTKGMVRMEMPVTREQIEFYRENGFVQIDNVLTQEEVAEMAEAMEEAMTEKSVNAVKTDKSGGSYYRVLNQKVNVWRDHGVMAKYSLHPKVAEIARLLSGASKMRLFHDHALWKMPEDSKATPWHQDAPYWPMNQTQALSAWIPVDDVDEKNGCMMFVPGSHKEGKLKGIDFLEPQNIFDYVQDKEANLKKPVVVPLKKGSCTFHSGLTFHYAYPNMSDKPRRVLALIYMPDGTTYSGAGHICTDNFGLQKDEPIRGGTFPILAREI from the coding sequence ATGAATCAAACGAAGGGAATGGTAAGAATGGAAATGCCCGTTACCCGGGAACAAATCGAGTTCTACCGCGAGAACGGCTTCGTTCAGATCGATAATGTACTGACGCAAGAAGAGGTTGCCGAGATGGCGGAAGCCATGGAAGAAGCGATGACCGAGAAATCGGTTAACGCTGTGAAGACCGATAAGAGCGGCGGCTCGTACTACAGAGTTTTGAACCAGAAGGTCAATGTTTGGCGCGATCACGGGGTCATGGCCAAATACTCCCTTCATCCGAAGGTGGCTGAAATCGCCAGACTGCTGAGCGGCGCCTCCAAGATGAGACTTTTTCACGATCATGCCCTATGGAAAATGCCGGAAGACTCGAAAGCGACTCCTTGGCACCAGGATGCTCCATACTGGCCGATGAACCAAACGCAAGCCTTGTCCGCCTGGATCCCCGTAGACGACGTGGATGAGAAGAACGGCTGTATGATGTTTGTCCCCGGTTCCCATAAAGAAGGAAAGTTGAAAGGGATCGATTTCCTCGAGCCGCAGAACATCTTCGATTACGTGCAGGACAAGGAAGCCAATCTGAAGAAGCCTGTCGTCGTTCCGCTCAAGAAGGGCAGCTGCACCTTTCATAGCGGCCTGACCTTCCACTATGCATATCCGAACATGTCCGATAAGCCCCGCAGAGTGCTGGCGCTAATCTACATGCCTGACGGGACGACATACAGCGGAGCAGGCCATATATGCACCGACAACTTCGGGCTTCAGAAGGACGAACCGATCCGGGGCGGTACATTCCCTATCCTGGCCAGAGAGATATAA
- a CDS encoding AraC family transcriptional regulator gives MRMTNEELLESRDFPFYINAVTINPGYEVEDHSHEFIELAYVYAGIGEHRYDGGEYHVIKAGDVFVIEPGMEHAYRGRQSESMTIYNVLFTQTLLKEELNTMAAFTSFLDFFYVEPLLRNDVRFRTRLTLREAQQAEMKTLLDRLLYEREEKTLGYRIFIKTEMIQLFIFLSRCHQQKEERVRSMPHQEKTMQHMLDFIHRHYAQPLTLEQICRISGWSLSAFSHHFKRMTGKTFIEYRNEVRLKVAEEALIDSTQKIAAIASEVGFDDLSFFNKLFKKKTGLSPGQYRKRALEEDKQGDT, from the coding sequence ATGCGGATGACTAATGAGGAATTATTGGAGAGCCGCGACTTTCCATTCTATATTAATGCCGTCACCATTAACCCGGGATATGAGGTCGAAGATCACTCCCACGAGTTTATCGAGCTCGCTTACGTATACGCCGGGATTGGAGAGCACCGGTACGACGGCGGCGAATATCACGTTATTAAAGCGGGGGATGTGTTCGTCATTGAGCCGGGCATGGAGCATGCCTACCGGGGTAGACAATCCGAGAGCATGACGATCTATAATGTACTGTTCACGCAAACCTTGCTTAAAGAAGAACTGAATACGATGGCCGCCTTCACATCGTTCCTCGATTTCTTCTACGTGGAGCCGCTGCTGCGCAACGATGTCCGGTTCCGGACACGGCTGACGCTGCGCGAAGCCCAGCAGGCCGAGATGAAGACGCTGCTCGATCGTCTTCTATATGAACGGGAGGAGAAGACGCTCGGTTACCGCATTTTCATTAAAACGGAAATGATCCAGCTCTTCATCTTCCTGAGCCGCTGCCATCAGCAGAAGGAAGAACGCGTGCGCTCCATGCCCCACCAAGAGAAGACCATGCAGCACATGCTCGACTTCATTCACCGCCATTATGCGCAGCCGTTAACGCTGGAACAGATTTGCCGGATCAGCGGCTGGAGCCTGTCGGCATTCTCGCATCATTTCAAACGAATGACAGGGAAGACGTTCATCGAATACCGCAACGAGGTTCGGCTTAAGGTGGCCGAAGAGGCGCTTATCGATTCAACCCAGAAAATCGCCGCGATTGCGAGCGAGGTCGGCTTCGATGACTTAAGCTTCTTCAATAAGCTGTTCAAGAAAAAAACCGGGCTGTCGCCTGGTCAATACCGCAAGCGCGCTTTGGAAGAGGACAAGCAAGGGGACACTTGA
- a CDS encoding DUF4855 domain-containing protein, with protein MFRLRLLISAAAQSLLSGRDHVGTNSREAAQLAAQTGKGLEIEFDSAVLTSWKHRKALYHYLEDGVAFGCMRDAVVAYYQDVQALYELYHEGGRSGRKVYDDIYSFLKWTYNGT; from the coding sequence ATATTTCGGCTTCGACTTCTCATTAGTGCAGCAGCCCAATCATTATTATCAGGAAGAGACCACGTCGGAACGAATTCGAGAGAAGCTGCGCAGCTGGCCGCACAAACGGGAAAAGGACTTGAGATCGAATTCGATTCGGCGGTCCTCACCAGCTGGAAGCATCGGAAAGCACTCTACCACTACCTGGAGGACGGTGTTGCGTTCGGCTGCATGAGGGATGCGGTGGTCGCCTATTATCAAGATGTCCAGGCGCTGTACGAGCTGTACCATGAAGGCGGCAGAAGCGGAAGGAAAGTGTATGACGATATTTATTCCTTCCTGAAATGGACTTATAACGGGACATAA